A section of the Enterococcus montenegrensis genome encodes:
- a CDS encoding DegV family protein, with product MFQIVTDSCCDIPFQFLDEAGIAFLPMLVEINGKEYEDDLGKTFDVDFFYQALKDKQMPTTSQINVGRYLEFFEPYAKSDTPVIYLSFSSGMSGSYYSALQAVDVLKEDYPDAQIAVVDTLAASLGQGLLVLGAKKQQDAGKTFAEVIAWVEEHKMLLQSWVTVDDLKHLERGGRISKSEAALGGLLKVKPIIHVDENGKLQNVDKVRGRNKSLQKIVTETLNNLTSRENQIVYIAYSGDAAAAETVLATIVEDVSIEDIACLPLGPTISAHTGLGCVAIFTFGKNRNEKV from the coding sequence ATGTTTCAAATCGTAACGGATTCTTGTTGTGATATTCCGTTTCAATTTTTGGATGAAGCTGGTATTGCATTTTTGCCGATGTTGGTAGAAATTAATGGCAAAGAGTATGAAGATGACTTAGGGAAGACATTTGATGTTGATTTTTTCTATCAAGCCTTGAAAGATAAACAAATGCCAACGACTTCGCAAATTAATGTGGGGCGTTATTTAGAGTTCTTTGAACCCTATGCAAAATCCGACACTCCTGTTATTTATTTGTCTTTTTCATCGGGAATGAGCGGCTCATATTACAGCGCCCTTCAAGCGGTGGATGTTTTAAAAGAAGATTATCCGGATGCCCAAATTGCCGTAGTGGATACCTTGGCGGCGAGCTTAGGGCAAGGTTTATTGGTGTTAGGTGCAAAAAAACAACAAGATGCTGGTAAAACTTTTGCTGAAGTCATCGCGTGGGTGGAAGAGCATAAAATGTTGCTGCAATCTTGGGTAACTGTGGATGATTTAAAGCATTTGGAACGCGGGGGCCGGATTTCAAAATCAGAAGCGGCTTTAGGCGGTTTATTAAAGGTGAAACCAATTATTCATGTGGATGAAAATGGAAAATTGCAAAACGTTGATAAAGTGCGCGGCCGGAATAAATCGTTGCAAAAAATTGTAACTGAAACACTGAATAATCTGACTTCACGGGAAAATCAAATTGTTTATATCGCGTATTCGGGGGATGCTGCTGCGGCTGAAACAGTGCTTGCAACCATTGTCGAAGACGTAAGCATTGAAGATATCGCATGTCTGCCGCTGGGGCCGACAATTTCAGCCCATACCGGTTTGGGCTGTGTGGCAATTTTTACCTTTGGAAAAAATCGGAACGAAAAAGTATAA